The genomic region CCCTGCCTCATGTCAAGTCAAGtaattttatttgtgtagcacatttaaaaacagcatagttgacccaaagtgctacACAATTTGTGAGGTTAGACATGACAATAAAAACATAGACCAAACATTTGAGCAACAAGTAGTTCATATTTGCAGAGCGAGGAAAGGGAAACAATGTAACAAAAACAGAGTATGGATAAAAGTGTGATCCATACAAAATAAGGTAAAATAGTAATAAGTAggatacaaaaataaaaacaaacaataaaatataaaaaagtttaaaaataaatcaattcaagtaaaagtcaaaatcaGGTTAAGAAAGAATTAAAACAGCTGGATAAAAGCCAAAGgtaaaaaacataaaagaaaataagttaaaagtaaaaataaagtaaaataaataaataaatctcaAATAAAACCTCAGACTGAACTAAAAGCAAGAGAAAAAATGTGAGTCTTTAAATTTGATTTTAAACAACCTATGGTGGGACAGGATCTGATATGCAATGGGGAAACTATTCCAGAGCTTCGGAGCAGCAACAGAAAAGGTCACAGTCACCTTTGGATTTCGGGCGTTAAAACGGCACAGAGAAGACACACTCATGACACACATGgacagattatgaactttcgggcccttgggcccagatgtattaaggggccccccactaattgtcgcatatgtgggagggtcctcccccagatttgttttaaatttgtttgatgtgatttcctgtattctggtgcattttggggactTAAAAGTGAGATAAATGTCACTGGAGGAACATTTCAATGTGTCCATAAATGACCCTTGCTTCTCTATGTTTGCTCACAACTATAAACAACAATTTAGTCCtccgtaaacacacacacacacacacacacacacacacacacaaacaaggaaggaaacagttgaactgtTTTCACAGGAAGGCATTTGCTGATAAATGGTTGTTATGAATTCCAATGAAGAAAGGTGAGAAGGCTACTTCCTTGTAACCCTACCATGGAATActtacagttacagttttttttttgcaattacTAAAGCACCATTTTGAAAACAGGGTCCCCGAAAATAGggcaaaacactacacacaattaacacaacaccacacctaCAGAATAGAGAATCCCTTAGCTCATTTGCAAAATGAAACTTCAGTCAAAATTATACAATTATGACCGCTGTTAGTGTAAAGTCATATAGGcattgtcaattttttttttcctgtcattAACTTCCTACATTTTTGGTCAGCGATTCCGGGGACACCGAAAACACTGgggcacatgaaacttggtgggcatgttgCCCCACAAGACTTTTACAGTcttaaataactacctgaaccgtggcaccaaggatgacacattttttttatagtatgttggtctcaagggcccgcatcaacctagcccataaccaCTTATTTGTGAGTTGCACCCActcggtaaaaaatgaaaatgcaatattatactGCTTTAATCTGTTGAGATGCAATCTGTTGAGATGTAAACTTTGTCAAATGTCATGTGTACCcaaagttttgtggaatttcatccatggggggcatacaataaattaaaggaaaattccagtatttagcactttgagtcccttttctggtttgttttggatgaactagagtggtggacaccgaaattttgacgattggtcctgtcttgacttttctgactcgttttgaatcgcctttgactactcagagtggctgccaacaagcatactcaaacatgtcctaaaacaatgtggacaccactaaccacttAGTTTTACCACTCAATTTTAGTTTGAAAAGGCAAGGCTTACATGTTGTTTGTTACTTGTTACAAGGATTTAAAATGTAATCCCTTATATTTAAAGGTCTAACTGTATTTAAATACAGTTACTcagatttttgtattttttgtatttttaatatttaaatacAGTTACTCAGATTTATGTATTTTGAATACATGTATTCAGTTACTTACCAACACTGCCGATATTTGTGTTTAAACAATGGGTTTGTATTTTGGATGGTAGTGTTTTGCAAAAAGTGAGGCTAATAATGTGGTCATACTTGTTCAGATGTGTTTTCATTGTAAACTAAACTTTCCATATATTCCAAGAATGGCAAACTGATTGCCAGTATCTGTAACTAAACAAACAGACAACTGCATTCCAATTCTCTGAATGGAACTGTGGTAAGGCAGAGATCAAAAGCACAGCTCTTTGTTCTAGTATACTACTACACCATAAAATGCTAGCTGATGCGCAGCATGTGTTAATGAGATGGCCTACTTTTTCCCTTTGCAGCAGCCTAAGTTTGGGTCTTTATCTGACAGTCTCAAGATTGGCCTGTGTCCACTGCTGGGCCACTCAAGTGAAAGCAGTCCCATCTCTACAGCATTCTGTTTGTGAGTAAACTCCTTCCCTCACACACTTGGTTGCTTCCATGATCAGGGTGGAAAACGCTGGCCTATGGGTCACTGCGTATTTGCTAAACAAGTCCTCTAAAGTTCACAAATCTCTAGAGACTCCGTAGAATTATCTCACCATCACTGAAACTCTGCTCAGCGCTGAGTCTAAACCTTCCATGTGaatgtgtcatgtcattttATCTTCTTTTCAAACAATTACACTGGCTCAACTCAAGTCTGTTTCTGtccatgaaaacacacactagTTCAGAAGAAATCATTTGGGCCTCAGAGATTTTACTGTAGCCGGTCACGTCTGCTTGATCCTTATCTCTAGTTGGTCATGGGAGACTGGCAGCCAGAGATGGGCTTGTGCATATTGCTGTTATCTTCATAGACCCACGTAAACCTTTCTCAGTCTTCTTCCCTGCAAGTGTGACGCAGGTTGAATTGGCCATTTGTGAAGCCATGGTCAAcattcttgacaaaatgtaaactGTCCTTGAGATTCAACCATCTACCTGGATATCCGCTTTGTCAGCAGTCTGATCTGCCCAATTGTAAAgttgagaataaacacaaaATCATGTCTTGTATATCCATACATTTATTGGAAAGTTGGACACattgttttttaacaaattGACTGGATAGTGCAGAGCTTCATGAATGGTTTTGCATATGATGGCTGGTCATGAAAAAACATGTGTATGGTTCAGAGGATGATGACAGCTTACTCAAATCTTGACCACAATCTTTGTGCAAGATATACAGGTTTAGATACATTTAAGGAATAATTTCCTCAGGTTTAAATGCTCTTTCCTTGTGCTTGAAGTCTTTTTTGTCTACCATAGTCAATGAATCATGTAGAAAATGCTCCAAGTTTCCAAATGAACAAAATATAAAACTGACAAACAAccttaaaaaagaaaattcccataATTCTCCATTCATAATGTCCACAGTAGTGCATTCTTTAGTTGTAAGACGATTACAGTGGGTCGTTCATAAATGGATATGAAAGGTCTCCAATTATCATAAATATTATGGACCCTATTgtggacatactgtacatactcaaAGATGAGGTGGGACACAAAAGCTTAGGATAGCAGCATACACAATGTCAAAGTATTATTACAAATACAGCATACACTTTAATGCTGAAAGACCAGAAGTTAAGTACATGATTGAAGGTCTACATTGTTCATaaatgttgtttagaacacaatAATGAGTGGTGTGTGAGAATCATAATCCTAGCATAGGGCTGCATGTTAACCACCCTGATGTTAGGCATTACAATGAGGCTGTTTTTGATTGTGTCGAAAATCTTTTACATCTTACAACTCCCAAAAGATGGTGGCACCACAGGGTAACTTCTTTGTTCTCATATGTGACCCTTAGGTCGAACCACTTACGACAATGTTTCACTATTGACAGTGTACAAGGTCTCCAATGTTCAGAGACTTCTTATCTAATCGAGAACCATTTCAAAATCATTGTATGTATTACACTGAGTCATTACATCTAATTTAGATGCTATTAAGTTTCTCTCAAAGTGGTTTGAGTGCCACTTCTAAAGTGCTTTATTTGTGAGCCTTCGGGTGCCGAGTTGTCTCTCTTGTAACCCCAAGTATATCAACAGCATTCCACTTGGCAACCAAACGAACACTGGCCTTTTTGGGGTTACAACTGGTGTTGCTGTAACATTAAAGCTTCCCATCTGAAACGCAAAATTATGTACGCTTTGGATACAACTTTGTGTCAGTAAATTAACCTACTCAACAGTTCCTTTTTAAGAAAAGCTTGATTTCCTATTGTGTGCTGTGCACACAAGTGAACTGCCAAATATGTTTTgtcttttaaactattaaaagaGAAATAACTATTTATGAACATTTGTACAAAACCCTGGAAGACAACTGCTCTCAGTACCAAGATAACTTCCTTAAAAAAGACTCATTAAACAGGAGTCACAGTTCAAAATAAATtacatgaaaaaagaaaaacatttaaaaatgtggCATTTGTAGAGAAAGTGTTCTTCAGTCTTTAGTTACAAAAGGTAAACTTGTCCAATGCAAAATCCCAGTACTCAGTAGTTGCGTAGTCCCAACACAGAATACCAGCTGGTTCCTTCATCAACCAGTCAGTCGTATCGTCCCAGCAGTGTTCGCTTCACCAGGCATCACTTCCTTAACCCTTGTATCGCCAAACTGCCAAACCTGCTTTTGGCAGCGTGGGAAATCCCCGTCTCAGTGAGAGGCAGAAGACAAGTGTGCTGCCGCCTCCACGGCCAGCTGGCCACATGGCCGCGCAGTCTTCAGGTACTCAAAGGCTTCCTCTGAAGGCCAAGACACCAAGAGATTTAGTTTCCCTTGCTTCCCCTTTTGAAGAAATGAAAATTCGCTTGACTCGGCGACCGCACGCACAAGTGGGCGGTCGACGGCAGCAGTACTACGTGTCCACAGGCGAAGGTGCTTGTGTAACAATCTCCACGCAAGGCGGAGGTGTGTGGCCgctgtgttggtgttggtgtgggCCGTGCTGTTCCCCGTCGTCTTCCCTGTCCCCGTGTAAGGTCAGCTCAAACGTAAACTTGTTCGCCCCCCCGCATGTCTCGTCGTCACAGAACGGCGGAGAGGGGCTCTGGGGGATCATGCTGTGGTACCAGTTCCTGTTCTCCTCCAGGGTGTCCAGGATGTCTTGGGCGTCCGGGTGAACCAGGTCTGCCCAGGTCTCCCACAGCGGGTGCACAATGTAGTCGATGAACCCCAcctacacagagagagggagagacagagctgTGAGCCTGGGAACATTTGGAAGTCATAATGTAATAGCTACCCCTCTGGTACACTTTCTCACTAATTACTCATTACTGTGCCACTTAATTGACTTTTTCCACTTTCTtaatgtgtctgtttttgtctcAGAGCGAAACCTTTTCTTGTCATAACTTGAAACAAAACTGAAAAGCCATGAAACGGAAAAACagtgaaagacacacacagctgtgcccAGGTCTACTGGAGGCTTTCACACTACAGTGCAAATGTCTGTACCCCTTCCAATGGGCCAAACCCATTGATAAAGCCACACACGGGTCCATCACTGGCAAGGCagggtgggaggtgtgtgtgtgtgtgtgtgtgtgtgtgtgtgtgtgtgtgtgtgtgtgtgtgtgtgtgtgtgtgtgtgtgtgggtgggggaggCAGCTACCTGGGACTTCTCCACTGAGGCTGTGTGCTTGTCGCACATGGGGCTGATCTCCATTCCTCGGTCCCTCTCGCGGTCTCCCTGATGGAAGAACTCCTCCATGATGCGGTCGGTCCACTGGCGGTACACATCCAGGGGTTTGGTGGGATTGCTGAGGTCAGCACAGTGCACCATGTTGCGCAGGACCTGGAGGGGTGCAGACGAACATGGTCAGATGAGAGAGATATGAAACAGTTGACACGGTTTTAGGTGTCTAGATGTCACTGCTGACATaaagttgtaaaaaaaaatcataaggGAGATGGATTTAAATTGTGTACCTGTATCCTATCTGTGTAGTTGTCGAGCAGCAGTACTCCTGAGCTTGTCACTTTCTTCGTCTCCACCATGGTCTTCAGGTCCGCCAGTAAGCTCATATGCTTTGACATATCTGTGGCCAGCACCTGCAAATATACACAAGTTTGATAATGCAACCAATTCTCCCCACATGACACAAATAGACAGTCTAAGCCTGGGAAAAGTGGTTGCTGGTTACTGACCATGTCAATGACCATCCTCCTGAGATTCTGTCGCTGTTTCTTGGAGAGGTTCTGGAAGATGTCACAGTTCTCCCCCTGTAGCAGCTTGAAACCCACGGCTAAGTGATGGTTCTCCAGCACGGACTCATCGTTGTACATGAGAGCCAATTCAGAGTCTACAGGAAGATACATCAATGCAAAAAAATCAGTAAAGTATACCTTCAATACTACATTGCAGAGTATGGTTTCATTTCTGATtcatcataaaaaaaaactaaaaaatgttATTGCCATTTTGAAAGCCAGTTTGTAATCTTGTAAGCTAAAATAGCTCTAAATAGCAGTACAATGGAAGGGAAGAGAATCCAACTTACTAGTATTAATCAAGAACTGGTTTGAGACGCCAGGGTGGTCCACATCATGGATTGCAGCCGCAAAGATGGCAGCAAGAATCTCCAGATCGGTGAAAACTGCCTGTTGTTGGGTAGACAGAGGACATGGGTCAATGTAGTCTACACCTATAATTTAGCCTGACTTCATTCATGTCACAAGACATGAGAGGGcgataacaacaacaatgtctGATAGTGTCTCCAATCTCTTCTCCCCAAGTATGACACATTGTTATGTGAATCCTGACACCAGACAAAACATTACACAATGTTTAGGGATTATGTTAAGGGTCACATGGAGTTCCACCCCGCGCTTCAGGCATTGGTCTTCATTTGtactactacagacacacagcaattcccagtaaatggaatatttccaaTAAAACCAAGTGATTTATCACACACTGGTAGGCTGTATTAGGGAGGGATTATCTAAAGAAGACAGCAGTGACGAAAGTAAACAGGAATTAAAATAACACCACCGCTTTTTACACACATCACATTCTGTTTAGAGATTAGCCTGGGTCATGTGGAATATCACCCTCCCACAGACACTACATGAAATACGATTACATCCACTAATGTAGGGTTTCATTAGATTTAAACAACAATAAGAAACTCTCCCTCATGTTTTACAAGGTCTTTACTCTAGGACGTGGCCACAAAGAATTGTAAACACCACTCAATATCATAGCTGTGCTGTCTGCGATCAAATGATTGTTTTGACTGTTTGCCAGGTGTGGGAAAGCGTATGTCCTTACGTCCAGAGccggagtggagaggaggatgtgTGTGGACTGGGCCACGTCAGCTGCGTGGAGGCTGTTATGGTACGCCACGTCCGCGTGGTAGTGGTCCTCCAGGGTCATCATGTAGGTCACAAAGGTATCCATGGGGATCTTAAATGTCTTCATCAGGTCTCTCTCCTTTGAGAAAAAAAGCCAAGTGCATGCAGTTTAATCCATTACTGTATTATTCTTACACCAAATTCATTCATGAAAAAAAGATTTGTGACTCACCTGAAAGATGGTATACATGACACAGGTGAGAGGCCGCTGATGGGAATGCTCAGCTATCCTGAAAATGTTGAGACCCCACTTGTTGATGTCCTCAAGGTCCTATGCAGGAAAAAATAAAGAGGACATTTCCAAATGTGCTCTCCAAACTCAAGAGTGCACAACTGTGGTCTTGTAGTCATCGCATGTCCAAAAAATGCTAAGGGGCACATGAGATGCCTGTGCCTTACTaaacagaaaaaataactgCCTAAATGCTATAATGGTATAATAATGCTAAATGCTATAATCAATACTCTATTTGCCTTGCTATGTAAGGCTGTAGCTAGCTCCAGAACACCAGGTCTTTGTACCTTAGAGAGCAGGTCTTCCATGTCGGTCTTGACCCCGAATCGGGCCACACTGCATCCCCCCGTGATGCTGGGCCCGTGGGTGACCTTCCTCACTCCGCTGATGTGACTCATCAtgagctgctgctggtgctgctgctgctgcttgtgtCTCCGCTTCATCTCGCGGCCCTTGGACTGGGGCAAGGGAAGGTCCAGCTCATTCTGCTTGTCTGTGAGGACGAgaccaaacaggaaatgacTTTTAATGACAATTCAGGTGATAGGTGCCTGCGCATGTCTGTAAGGAtgtgggaggtggagaggataGAGTCCTTTGTTCACAAAATAAACCACTATTGTCACCACTTGTCATACAGTCAACATGAGTGCAGACTCAAAATATTACACGGAAAGTCGGATGCTGAAATGTGTACAACAGAAACAAGTTCGAGGAATTGTTTAATGCTGGTGTCATTGATGGCTTCTGGTAAATATGCCATGAAGCCAGGACAGTCCAGGACAACACACCCGTGTTCACTCAAAcactcactaaacactcactCATGCCCTTCACAAGCCAGTTTTAGATCATGTTTGAATTTAAGCACATATAAAGGATGGATTATGCCAGAAGAGATTGATGCAAGAACTTTGAGCAGCAGAACCAGACGCATGGTGTAGGTGTGAGATGACTCTGCTACGATAAATCTCTTCCCCTGTGAAGGTCTTAAATTCCCCTAAATGAGTTGGAAATGGTCTTCCAGAGGGATTTCCATTGTTTGCTTTTGCTGTGTGGCGTACTGATAGAAGGTGACTTTCTTAGCCCTGGCCATGTGATCACTGTTGTGCTGTACACCCTTATAAAGCAGTAATTTAGCAGCCCTCCCTAGTTTCATCTTAAGCATACAGCCTGCACTTACTCCAGCTACTGATAGCTACACTACAAGTGCACAGCAACAAACAGGTAAACAcatatgtgtatgcacacatgcaaacacacacacacacacacacacacacacacacagcagcagaggCTGCGCAGCAGCTGCAGACCAGATCAGACTGGTTTGAAAACAGAGGTGCAGGCAAAACCACAGAACAACAAAcagaaccccccacccccccttacCGCCCCCTCTATTCCTTAGCCCACTTGCTCTCACCCTccacactccccctctctctctctctctctctctccacactccccctctctctctctctctccctccacactcccccctctctctctctctccccccccccccccccttactcGTCGGGAGAATCTTCTCCAGTCCTGCCAATTTGGAGCTTTCAGTCTACATGTGTTAAGAGCTCTTCCAGTGAATCAACAAACACTAAATTCTTCAGCAGTGTCCCTCTTCCCTCACAGTCAAAATCCTTCCTTCTATAAACAGCCTCTGACAAACACCTTTATAGTTCAACGCAAAGCATGATTTATTGTGTGTGCAAACACTAAAAAAGGGATTCTCCACAGTGAATCATCTTTAAGTTCCATGTGCACACGTGACTTGTTGACATGCAGTGCTTACCTAAAAAGGTGTTGGAGATGTATTCAGACACCTGGTTGCCAGAGCGGCTCATCTCGGACAGATGAGTGAGTTCCCGGTTCAACATCCTCTTgaactggagagagaggagagagagagagagagagagagagagagagagagagagagagagagaatcatcaGGTTGGCAAGTGTGCACAGTTTACACAGGCTGTTTGAAGTCTACTACTGTCTACAGGGCAAAACATAAAGGGCAAAGGTGCATGTTGAAATGGACATCTTTGGAAAGCAGACAATTCCTAGAACATAAGTGTCCTTCCAAATGACACAAACCCAGAGTAAAAAACATGCACTAGCACACTGACACACCTTGATATAACCCCAGGGCAAGGAAAGTAAATCGTCGGTTTGATGTCCAAAAAGCTCAGTTAGCTCTGGCTGATCtagacccctctctctctctctctctctctctctctctctctcctctctttctctctgaaacCTGTTTGTTGACCCCTCAGCACCATCCGTCCAGcctcccactccccctctcGCTGTCGGCCTGTGCTTCCCACACTTCCCATCCGTGTCCCCCGGCTACAGCAGACCACTGGACTGCGCGGCGCGGCGCGGCACGGCACTGCGCTGGACGCACCACTGTGGGTGATGTAAAACATCATCGGCTGGCTGAACTAGAGAAACTAGTTTCTACGGTAACTGTACGGGCTGCTTCTGCCTGACCTGTTCCGGTCTCATGCAGAATGGGGTACGGTGCCGTTTCTTTGCACCTTACAgtacatcctcctctctcctttctcttcttctctctctctctctctccctctctccttcataaacaactcacacacatgcttctctcatcctcctctctcctttctcttcttctctctctccctctctctccttcataagcaactcacacacatgcttctctcatcctcctctctcctttctcttcttctctctctctctctctctctctctctctctccctctctctccttcataaacaactcacacacatgcttctctcatcctcctctctcctttctcttctctctctctctctctctctctctctctctctcccctctctctccttcataagcaactcacacacatgcttctctcatcctcctctctcctttctcttcttctctctctctctctctctctctctctttctctcctctctcactctccttcataaacaactcacacacatgcttctctcatcctcctctctcctttctcttcttctctctctctctctctctctctctctctctcttccgtgGTTAAAATCTTCTCAATGTTTCATAATCTTTCATTTTTCTTTGAATCATCATGCTCTTTGATGTTCATAACTAGCAGAGAACTTCTCTCTACCATTGACCTTTACATCAAGTGTATCAAGGAcatcaagtacacacacacacacacactcacacctaacCTAGAGCTCATGTTATTAGTCATCTGAGTCACCCTACTTGATAAATCAAAAAAggttaaatacacacacacacacacacacacacacacacacacacacacacacacacacacacacacacacactctctgtgaaCTCCAATGTTGTTTCACACCATCTTCTGCTTTTATTTAATCGATTTCACCACCTCTGCAGTGACACAACTACCATGGTGCCAAAGCATTCCAGTTTTACAAAATCACTTGAGAACATCAACAAAGACTATCAAAATCAGATCCTGGGGTCGAGTATCATTTTCTGAATAAGTTTAAACACAGCACAGTTTGCACTCCTCGGGTTAGTTCAGTTCTACTTTGTATAATTCCATTAAATTAGGTTATGCATTTAAAACAAATGATCAGGAAACCATTCTTCAAATAAAAATCTTCTAAAAACCTCTCCAAAATCAACTCAACATCCTACATAGCTGACATAATTTAGACTACATTTCAGGTAATTATTCAGTAACAATTTGTAACAATTATAATTCAACAAATCAAATTAAAAAGTTCCTTTTAAAAGCTATTAAGCCATTATTCATTAAAGAAAAAGAACCAAAAGTTAAATTTCCTAGGGTCTTCAGAGTCAGTATTCATTAAGCCTATCGCCTTCATGCTCTAGCTTCTAACACCATGTAGATAGAGATTAAAAAATGCTAACAGTGACGGACTAAAACTTTTAGAACCCATTAACTTTTACAACATGGAAATGAACAAATCTTGACCAAGTACAACTTCACATGACCACTAGATATGTACAGTCACATTCAAACAGCAGCGTGGGAGGTTTG from Alosa alosa isolate M-15738 ecotype Scorff River chromosome 1, AALO_Geno_1.1, whole genome shotgun sequence harbors:
- the LOC125290934 gene encoding cAMP-specific 3',5'-cyclic phosphodiesterase 4B-like isoform X1; the protein is MRKSLSALTVTPTEESKDLLGVHPAGSALGVHPAGSALGVDLRRGRRRHSGTLQLPPLSWRLAERARTPDEDPVSRPSSLVFPIPPLINITPVPNEGFDIENGASASGSPLDPQVSPGSGLVLHPNMASHGQRRESFLYRSDSDYDLSPKSMSRNSSIVGELHGEDLIVTPFAQVLASLRTVRNNVTILTNVPSNKRSPVSSKPAATKCCPSDESYQRLAVETMEELDWCLDQLETIQTYRSVSDMASNKFKRMLNRELTHLSEMSRSGNQVSEYISNTFLDKQNELDLPLPQSKGREMKRRHKQQQQHQQQLMMSHISGVRKVTHGPSITGGCSVARFGVKTDMEDLLSKDLEDINKWGLNIFRIAEHSHQRPLTCVMYTIFQERDLMKTFKIPMDTFVTYMMTLEDHYHADVAYHNSLHAADVAQSTHILLSTPALDAVFTDLEILAAIFAAAIHDVDHPGVSNQFLINTNSELALMYNDESVLENHHLAVGFKLLQGENCDIFQNLSKKQRQNLRRMVIDMVLATDMSKHMSLLADLKTMVETKKVTSSGVLLLDNYTDRIQVLRNMVHCADLSNPTKPLDVYRQWTDRIMEEFFHQGDRERDRGMEISPMCDKHTASVEKSQVGFIDYIVHPLWETWADLVHPDAQDILDTLEENRNWYHSMIPQSPSPPFCDDETCGGANKFTFELTLHGDREDDGEQHGPHQHQHSGHTPPPCVEIVTQAPSPVDT
- the LOC125290934 gene encoding cAMP-specific 3',5'-cyclic phosphodiesterase 4B-like isoform X3: MSCARKENESYQRLAVETMEELDWCLDQLETIQTYRSVSDMASNKFKRMLNRELTHLSEMSRSGNQVSEYISNTFLDKQNELDLPLPQSKGREMKRRHKQQQQHQQQLMMSHISGVRKVTHGPSITGGCSVARFGVKTDMEDLLSKDLEDINKWGLNIFRIAEHSHQRPLTCVMYTIFQERDLMKTFKIPMDTFVTYMMTLEDHYHADVAYHNSLHAADVAQSTHILLSTPALDAVFTDLEILAAIFAAAIHDVDHPGVSNQFLINTNSELALMYNDESVLENHHLAVGFKLLQGENCDIFQNLSKKQRQNLRRMVIDMVLATDMSKHMSLLADLKTMVETKKVTSSGVLLLDNYTDRIQVLRNMVHCADLSNPTKPLDVYRQWTDRIMEEFFHQGDRERDRGMEISPMCDKHTASVEKSQVGFIDYIVHPLWETWADLVHPDAQDILDTLEENRNWYHSMIPQSPSPPFCDDETCGGANKFTFELTLHGDREDDGEQHGPHQHQHSGHTPPPCVEIVTQAPSPVDT
- the LOC125290934 gene encoding cAMP-specific 3',5'-cyclic phosphodiesterase 4B-like isoform X4: MGLCCSEKTQKPTGVIKGWREFKRMLNRELTHLSEMSRSGNQVSEYISNTFLDKQNELDLPLPQSKGREMKRRHKQQQQHQQQLMMSHISGVRKVTHGPSITGGCSVARFGVKTDMEDLLSKDLEDINKWGLNIFRIAEHSHQRPLTCVMYTIFQERDLMKTFKIPMDTFVTYMMTLEDHYHADVAYHNSLHAADVAQSTHILLSTPALDAVFTDLEILAAIFAAAIHDVDHPGVSNQFLINTNSELALMYNDESVLENHHLAVGFKLLQGENCDIFQNLSKKQRQNLRRMVIDMVLATDMSKHMSLLADLKTMVETKKVTSSGVLLLDNYTDRIQVLRNMVHCADLSNPTKPLDVYRQWTDRIMEEFFHQGDRERDRGMEISPMCDKHTASVEKSQVGFIDYIVHPLWETWADLVHPDAQDILDTLEENRNWYHSMIPQSPSPPFCDDETCGGANKFTFELTLHGDREDDGEQHGPHQHQHSGHTPPPCVEIVTQAPSPVDT
- the LOC125290934 gene encoding cAMP-specific 3',5'-cyclic phosphodiesterase 4B-like isoform X2, yielding MSAEDIRRKLLDIGAASLSEHEQIPIQHDPKDHQQSLGIHKEQAALDTVEYTNPENQSSLVKVSPQSSPSLFRKLVVKKALRQRRRFTVAHTCFDIENGASASGSPLDPQVSPGSGLVLHPNMASHGQRRESFLYRSDSDYDLSPKSMSRNSSIVGELHGEDLIVTPFAQVLASLRTVRNNVTILTNVPSNKRSPVSSKPAATKCCPSDESYQRLAVETMEELDWCLDQLETIQTYRSVSDMASNKFKRMLNRELTHLSEMSRSGNQVSEYISNTFLDKQNELDLPLPQSKGREMKRRHKQQQQHQQQLMMSHISGVRKVTHGPSITGGCSVARFGVKTDMEDLLSKDLEDINKWGLNIFRIAEHSHQRPLTCVMYTIFQERDLMKTFKIPMDTFVTYMMTLEDHYHADVAYHNSLHAADVAQSTHILLSTPALDAVFTDLEILAAIFAAAIHDVDHPGVSNQFLINTNSELALMYNDESVLENHHLAVGFKLLQGENCDIFQNLSKKQRQNLRRMVIDMVLATDMSKHMSLLADLKTMVETKKVTSSGVLLLDNYTDRIQVLRNMVHCADLSNPTKPLDVYRQWTDRIMEEFFHQGDRERDRGMEISPMCDKHTASVEKSQVGFIDYIVHPLWETWADLVHPDAQDILDTLEENRNWYHSMIPQSPSPPFCDDETCGGANKFTFELTLHGDREDDGEQHGPHQHQHSGHTPPPCVEIVTQAPSPVDT